The Listeria monocytogenes genome window below encodes:
- the menI gene encoding 1,4-dihydroxy-2-naphthoyl-CoA hydrolase MenI has translation MGLQETIGIEIVSVEKGKAIVQLEVTEKVHQPFGYLHGGVSVVLAEHAASIGAAKSIEPDEIVFGLEINANHLASKQDGLVTATAEAIHLGRSTQVWEIKITDETEKLICISRCTIAVKKKRK, from the coding sequence ATGGGACTTCAAGAAACTATTGGCATTGAAATTGTTTCAGTAGAAAAAGGAAAAGCAATCGTTCAGTTAGAAGTAACAGAAAAAGTCCACCAACCATTTGGCTATTTGCATGGCGGCGTTTCTGTTGTTTTGGCGGAACATGCAGCAAGTATTGGCGCTGCTAAATCAATCGAACCCGATGAAATCGTCTTTGGTTTAGAAATTAACGCCAACCACCTCGCTTCAAAACAAGATGGATTAGTAACAGCGACCGCAGAAGCAATCCACCTTGGCAGAAGTACCCAAGTATGGGAAATTAAAATCACTGACGAAACTGAAAAACTAATTTGTATTAGCAGATGTACCATAGCAGTTAAAAAGAAACGAAAATAA
- a CDS encoding peptidylprolyl isomerase, whose translation MTYPQLSKEVAPNEIEAEMITNRGTIRIKLFPEIAPKTVENFVTHSKNGYYDGLIFHRVIPEFMIQGGDPDGRGTGGESIWGESFEDEFSTEAFNLRGALSMANAGPNTNGSQFFIVQKPDMPADMLGQMEQAGFPVEIIEAYKQGGTPWLDGRHTVFGHVIEGMDVVDEIANLPTGMQDKPVNDVVIEKINIK comes from the coding sequence ATGACATACCCACAATTATCAAAAGAAGTGGCACCTAACGAAATTGAAGCAGAAATGATTACTAACCGCGGAACTATCCGCATCAAATTGTTCCCTGAAATTGCACCAAAAACAGTAGAAAACTTTGTAACACATTCCAAAAACGGCTACTATGATGGCCTTATTTTCCACCGTGTTATCCCTGAATTCATGATCCAAGGTGGCGACCCAGACGGCCGCGGTACTGGTGGTGAAAGCATTTGGGGCGAATCTTTTGAAGATGAATTCTCTACAGAAGCTTTCAACCTACGCGGAGCTTTATCCATGGCAAATGCTGGTCCAAACACAAACGGCAGCCAATTCTTCATCGTTCAAAAACCAGATATGCCTGCTGACATGCTTGGCCAAATGGAACAAGCTGGCTTCCCAGTAGAAATTATTGAAGCTTACAAACAAGGCGGAACACCATGGTTAGACGGTCGCCACACAGTTTTCGGTCACGTAATCGAAGGCATGGACGTAGTAGACGAAATCGCCAACCTACCAACTGGCATGCAAGACAAACCAGTGAATGATGTTGTGATTGAGAAGATTAATATTAAATAA
- the mnhG gene encoding monovalent cation/H(+) antiporter subunit G, with translation MNVIIEIIISIMILIGGLLSILAAIGVIRLPDVYTRTHAAGISNTFGVSLLLFATVGYFFHSGEGFNARVLLAVLFIFLTTPVASHLINRAAYDTGVPLAIRIRDQLRSVKKDDIKKKKSLIIRQEQIEKARQEREELEERMEWERREEKIDEREDKEEQEREREEQTIEEQSDDSEHEIIEQDESETESDEDKTEK, from the coding sequence GTGAACGTGATAATTGAGATTATTATTTCTATTATGATTTTAATCGGAGGTTTGCTTAGTATTCTTGCCGCAATCGGGGTTATCAGATTGCCTGACGTGTACACTAGAACACATGCTGCCGGGATTAGTAATACATTTGGTGTTAGCTTGCTTCTATTTGCAACGGTTGGTTACTTTTTCCACTCAGGCGAAGGTTTTAATGCGCGAGTCCTTCTGGCCGTATTATTTATTTTCTTAACCACACCAGTGGCTTCTCACCTTATTAACCGGGCTGCTTATGATACCGGTGTTCCACTAGCAATTCGAATTCGTGACCAATTGCGTTCAGTGAAAAAAGATGATATTAAGAAAAAGAAAAGTCTTATTATCCGTCAAGAACAAATTGAAAAAGCACGACAAGAGCGCGAAGAATTGGAAGAACGAATGGAATGGGAACGACGCGAAGAGAAAATTGATGAACGTGAAGATAAGGAAGAACAAGAACGTGAACGCGAGGAACAAACGATTGAAGAACAGTCGGATGATTCCGAGCATGAAATCATCGAGCAAGATGAAAGTGAAACTGAATCAGACGAAGATAAAACAGAGAAATAA
- a CDS encoding Na(+)/H(+) antiporter subunit B, with protein sequence MMKTNDVLLRNVTKVVAFIIFLFSLHLFFAGHYNPGGGFVAGLTTAGAITLTLLAYDTKTVASMLNINTIMLTGVGLVFALGTGMIGIFTGDPFLTHKFGHVDLPILGDTALHTATLFDLGVYLVVVGVTLTIIQTIGESD encoded by the coding sequence ATGATGAAAACGAATGACGTTCTACTGAGAAATGTAACGAAAGTAGTAGCTTTCATTATTTTCTTATTCTCACTCCATTTATTCTTTGCAGGACATTATAATCCTGGTGGCGGGTTTGTAGCTGGACTTACAACAGCTGGCGCAATTACATTAACGCTACTTGCTTATGATACAAAAACAGTTGCTAGTATGCTTAATATCAATACGATTATGCTTACTGGTGTTGGGCTTGTATTTGCCCTTGGTACTGGGATGATTGGGATTTTTACAGGAGATCCTTTCTTAACGCATAAATTTGGTCATGTTGATTTGCCCATTTTAGGAGATACTGCTTTGCACACGGCGACTTTGTTTGACCTTGGGGTTTACTTAGTTGTTGTTGGTGTAACACTTACGATAATTCAAACGATTGGGGAGAGTGACTGA
- a CDS encoding Na(+)/H(+) antiporter subunit C yields the protein MELLMSILIGLIFAAAVYLILSKSLLRIIIGTAVLSHGVNLLVLTMGGLKKGRVPILGTPGAGAYNDPLPQALILTAIVISFGVTAFFLVLAYRAYQELDSESVSKTRGHEADDE from the coding sequence ATGGAACTATTGATGTCTATATTAATCGGCTTGATTTTTGCAGCTGCTGTCTACTTAATTCTCTCTAAAAGTTTGCTACGGATTATTATTGGAACGGCTGTCCTAAGCCACGGTGTCAATTTGCTTGTACTTACAATGGGTGGGCTGAAAAAAGGTCGTGTACCAATTCTTGGTACACCAGGAGCGGGAGCCTATAATGACCCCCTTCCACAAGCACTTATTTTGACTGCGATTGTTATAAGCTTTGGTGTAACTGCCTTTTTCCTTGTTCTTGCTTATAGAGCGTATCAGGAGCTTGATAGCGAGAGTGTATCCAAGACGAGAGGACATGAAGCCGATGATGAATAA
- a CDS encoding Na(+)/H(+) antiporter subunit F1 yields the protein MIIQIALSIGLLLYSISTFLYLYRILKGPTTSDKVVALDSIGMNLVAIVALLSMFYDTHAFLDVILLIALLAFIGTVSFAKFIEKGKVIDRERDN from the coding sequence ATGATTATTCAAATCGCTTTATCCATTGGTTTGCTTCTTTATTCGATTTCAACTTTCTTATACCTTTACCGTATTTTAAAAGGACCAACTACTTCTGACAAAGTGGTGGCACTGGATTCTATTGGAATGAACTTAGTGGCCATTGTAGCGCTACTTTCGATGTTTTATGATACGCATGCCTTTTTGGATGTTATTTTACTTATTGCGCTTCTTGCATTTATCGGAACGGTTTCCTTTGCCAAATTTATTGAGAAAGGGAAGGTGATTGACCGTGAACGTGATAATTGA
- a CDS encoding Crp/Fnr family transcriptional regulator has protein sequence MFNEKVKEMIRELDKYKLQDKWVRFEKFSKNKKIDSETFQDEFIIITNGILHVENKIFQILHFFSNGDIINQQVAKISGENELRLVCDTDVSLIFIDREYFLNYATNKPSYMEWLLEETLINNKNLYNELIKYDLSAEERIVYALQYLCDKLEIESENGYQQIPKYINKIKMAKYGKISRKQLNEKIIILLDKKVLKEKKGRFYIKKSA, from the coding sequence TTGTTCAATGAAAAAGTAAAAGAAATGATCCGCGAATTGGATAAATATAAATTACAAGATAAATGGGTTCGCTTTGAAAAATTTTCTAAAAACAAGAAAATTGATAGTGAAACTTTTCAAGATGAATTTATTATTATAACAAATGGAATTCTTCATGTGGAAAACAAAATATTCCAGATACTTCACTTTTTTTCTAATGGAGATATAATTAACCAACAAGTCGCCAAAATCAGCGGAGAAAACGAATTAAGATTAGTTTGTGATACAGATGTCTCCTTAATTTTTATTGATAGGGAATATTTTTTAAACTATGCTACCAATAAGCCTTCTTATATGGAGTGGCTTTTAGAAGAAACATTAATAAACAATAAGAACCTTTATAATGAGTTAATTAAGTATGACTTGTCCGCAGAAGAAAGAATAGTCTATGCTCTCCAGTATTTATGTGACAAATTAGAAATTGAAAGTGAAAATGGCTACCAACAAATACCTAAATATATTAATAAGATAAAAATGGCGAAATACGGAAAAATATCTCGCAAACAACTAAACGAAAAAATAATAATTCTCCTCGATAAGAAAGTCTTAAAAGAAAAAAAGGGAAGATTCTATATAAAAAAATCAGCATAA
- a CDS encoding Na+/H+ antiporter subunit E, whose protein sequence is MAFQLILNIILACLWMFLESSFSFATFIIGFIIGIFLLFFMRRFLGSRFYLFRLFALIKLVFRFLHDLIVSTVHVSRIVLKKDMNIRPGIFRYDTTLETDWEVTMLALLITLTPGTLSIDISDDYKAIYVHSLHVPNIEEEIATIRKSYEGAIMEVFHG, encoded by the coding sequence ATGGCTTTTCAACTTATTCTTAATATAATACTTGCTTGTTTGTGGATGTTTCTGGAGTCATCATTTAGTTTTGCAACATTTATCATTGGCTTTATCATCGGGATTTTCTTGCTATTCTTTATGCGACGTTTCCTTGGATCAAGATTTTACCTTTTCCGGTTATTCGCCCTTATCAAACTGGTTTTCCGCTTTTTACATGATTTAATTGTTTCTACAGTTCATGTAAGTCGGATTGTTTTAAAGAAAGATATGAACATTCGACCAGGGATTTTCAGATATGATACGACGCTTGAGACAGACTGGGAAGTAACGATGCTCGCACTACTGATTACGTTAACACCTGGGACACTTTCAATTGATATTTCGGATGATTATAAAGCAATCTATGTCCACTCACTTCACGTCCCTAATATTGAAGAAGAAATTGCAACGATTCGTAAGTCTTATGAAGGCGCGATTATGGAGGTGTTCCACGGATGA
- a CDS encoding divergent PAP2 family protein, whose product MSIFTNTPLIASIIAIVFAQVVKVPIHILVYRKFNVGLMFSTGGMPSSHSAAVTALMTTLAIEYGLDSPYFAIAVVFGIIVMFDATGVRRQAGEQAVVLNKLVTDFQDFVEHAKGLAAPEQEEKTKHLKELLGHKPMEVFFGALTGIAIGFILEMFM is encoded by the coding sequence ATGTCGATATTTACGAATACACCATTAATTGCATCTATTATTGCGATAGTTTTTGCCCAAGTGGTCAAAGTTCCGATACATATTTTAGTTTACCGGAAGTTCAATGTCGGATTAATGTTTTCCACTGGAGGTATGCCCAGTTCTCATTCGGCTGCGGTTACTGCCTTAATGACTACACTTGCTATTGAATACGGACTTGATTCGCCTTATTTCGCTATTGCCGTTGTATTCGGTATCATTGTGATGTTCGATGCGACCGGCGTTAGAAGACAAGCCGGTGAACAAGCAGTTGTGTTAAACAAATTAGTAACGGATTTCCAAGACTTCGTGGAGCACGCAAAAGGACTTGCTGCACCAGAGCAAGAAGAAAAAACGAAGCATTTAAAAGAATTACTTGGTCATAAACCGATGGAAGTTTTCTTCGGAGCACTCACCGGGATTGCGATTGGATTTATTTTAGAAATGTTTATGTGA
- a CDS encoding lmo2377 family MFS transporter: protein MTTRTRNLYILMLANLLMSASMTMIMPFLSLYIETFGDYSNAYVQRWAGYIFGVTFLIAFIFSPIWGRIGDKHGYKGILILTSVGLSICIFLMGFAHSVTYLLILRIFMGVVTGFIGVSNAFIARQTPRNEAGKILGTLQLGGVTGMLFGPLIGGAMADLFGFKDTFTITGIAMMIAALIVAFGVKEIRTEEQKEAAKVVYSRRAVLKQIFTLRVLFTVMVITALIQIANFSVQPLLALYVGDMTQSDNIAFLSGLAFSATGFGNLVMTRKWGQLGDKYGYEKILNILLIMAAVFVIPQAFATNLWVFIFFRFLFGIAIGGMVPCTTAYIRLAAPGVMQGEMLGYNQSARFLGNVIGPILGGTLAGFTGIPSVFLFMSFMFLVAFFILLYALHSDRKRHVNVD from the coding sequence ATGACAACTCGAACACGGAATTTGTACATCTTAATGCTGGCAAACCTGTTGATGTCAGCCAGTATGACAATGATTATGCCTTTTTTATCTCTTTACATTGAAACATTTGGTGATTACAGCAATGCGTATGTTCAAAGATGGGCCGGCTATATTTTTGGCGTAACTTTTTTAATTGCCTTTATTTTCTCGCCGATTTGGGGACGTATTGGTGATAAGCACGGTTATAAAGGGATTTTGATTCTGACTTCAGTTGGTTTATCGATTTGTATTTTTCTGATGGGATTTGCGCATTCTGTCACTTACTTACTCATTTTACGGATTTTTATGGGCGTTGTGACTGGCTTTATTGGCGTTAGTAATGCCTTTATTGCACGGCAAACTCCTCGTAATGAAGCTGGGAAAATTCTCGGTACATTGCAACTCGGAGGTGTGACTGGGATGCTGTTTGGTCCCCTGATTGGTGGGGCGATGGCGGATTTATTTGGATTTAAAGATACCTTTACGATTACTGGGATTGCGATGATGATTGCGGCTTTGATTGTCGCTTTTGGTGTAAAGGAAATCCGTACAGAAGAACAAAAAGAAGCTGCCAAAGTGGTTTATTCTCGACGTGCAGTTTTAAAACAAATTTTTACGCTACGGGTTCTTTTCACAGTGATGGTTATTACAGCACTTATCCAAATTGCGAACTTTAGTGTTCAACCATTGCTTGCGCTTTATGTAGGAGACATGACGCAATCAGACAATATTGCTTTCTTGTCAGGGTTGGCGTTTTCTGCGACGGGATTCGGGAACTTGGTGATGACGCGAAAATGGGGACAGCTTGGTGACAAATATGGATATGAGAAAATACTGAATATCTTGTTGATTATGGCGGCTGTTTTTGTTATTCCACAGGCATTCGCGACAAATCTTTGGGTGTTTATCTTCTTCCGCTTTTTATTTGGAATCGCAATCGGTGGCATGGTGCCATGTACAACAGCTTACATTCGGCTTGCGGCGCCTGGGGTGATGCAAGGCGAAATGCTTGGCTATAACCAAAGTGCTCGCTTTTTAGGAAATGTTATCGGGCCAATCCTGGGTGGGACGCTCGCTGGTTTCACAGGAATTCCAAGTGTATTCTTATTTATGAGTTTTATGTTCCTCGTAGCATTTTTCATTTTACTTTATGCCCTTCATTCCGACCGAAAACGTCATGTGAACGTGGATTAA
- a CDS encoding Na+/H+ antiporter subunit A, with translation MSFLHLAIVLPFIVAMLIPLFYRWTKQVHTGWLVLPIPVILFMYFLTFIPKTMDGATIVSMPWIPRLGINFTVVVDGLSLLFALLITGIGSLVTFYSIYYLGKKKERLSNFYTFLFIFMTAMLGVVLSDNLIVLYLFWELTSISSFLLIGYWYHRERSRYGARKSMMITVFGGLMMLGGFILLHIMSDSFSIREIISNADVISNNSLFIPAMILVLLGAFTKSAQVPFHIWLPDAMEAPTPVSAYLHSATMVKAGIYIVARFTPLFASSGVWFWTVSLVGITTLFWGSLNATKKNDLKAILAYSTISQLGLIMALLGVGAASLHFDTLSDDIYVMAIVAAVFHLFNHATFKGSLFMMVGIVDHETGTRDIRRLGGLMRIMPITATIAFIGTFAMAGIPPFNGFLSKEMFFESMINITHLQLFDASTWGVLLPVVAWVASVFTFVYSMIIFFKTFTGKVKPYLLPKKPHEAPFGLLLPPIILSIFVVGIGLFPNLIAEPILEPAVRAIVPGLATDFSIHISLWHGFTPALLMTFGVVAVGIVLFLTHKYWKPWITTKVPKALRIGKTYDNGMYYLEQGSYRMTMFIMTGWLRTYLNYMLSAFILMMASVMIFTQALDFNFSSMTKVTVVDFVLAAVILVTLVGIVFSKSRITSIILLGAMGYTISIFFVISRAPDLALTQLIIETISVVLYLLVFYHLPHFSNIEEKPKWLSMKTFLSIGVGVIITLVSLSAYNTTFYDSISKYYVDNAYVEAAGRNIVNVILVDFRGFDTMFETAVLSIAAIGIYAMIKLRLTKRGENDENE, from the coding sequence TTGTCATTTCTTCATCTAGCAATTGTTCTGCCATTTATTGTGGCAATGCTAATTCCACTTTTTTACCGGTGGACCAAACAAGTTCATACTGGTTGGTTAGTACTTCCCATTCCAGTGATTTTATTTATGTACTTCTTAACATTTATTCCCAAAACGATGGACGGGGCAACGATTGTTTCCATGCCTTGGATTCCGCGACTTGGGATTAATTTTACAGTAGTGGTAGATGGGCTTAGTTTGCTATTTGCTCTACTTATTACTGGGATTGGTTCACTCGTTACCTTTTACTCTATTTATTATTTAGGGAAAAAGAAAGAACGACTTAGCAATTTCTATACATTTTTATTTATTTTTATGACGGCAATGCTTGGGGTTGTCTTGAGTGATAACTTGATTGTCTTGTATCTTTTCTGGGAACTTACTTCCATTAGCTCGTTCTTATTGATTGGATATTGGTATCATCGTGAGCGCTCACGGTACGGGGCTCGCAAATCTATGATGATTACAGTCTTCGGCGGACTGATGATGCTTGGCGGATTTATTTTGCTTCATATTATGAGCGATTCTTTTTCCATTCGGGAGATTATTAGTAATGCGGATGTAATTAGTAATAATAGTTTATTCATTCCCGCGATGATTCTTGTCTTACTCGGGGCATTTACAAAATCTGCGCAAGTTCCATTCCATATTTGGTTGCCGGATGCGATGGAAGCACCTACTCCGGTCAGTGCCTATCTTCACTCAGCTACGATGGTAAAAGCTGGGATATATATTGTCGCTCGGTTCACACCACTATTCGCGAGTTCAGGTGTCTGGTTCTGGACAGTTTCACTCGTTGGGATTACGACCCTTTTCTGGGGTTCACTTAATGCCACGAAGAAAAATGATTTAAAGGCTATTTTGGCTTATTCGACGATAAGTCAGCTTGGCCTCATTATGGCGCTTCTTGGTGTCGGTGCTGCTTCCCTTCACTTTGATACGCTTAGTGATGATATTTATGTGATGGCGATTGTCGCAGCTGTGTTCCATCTATTTAATCACGCGACGTTTAAAGGTAGCTTGTTTATGATGGTTGGGATTGTCGATCATGAAACTGGCACACGGGATATTAGACGGCTTGGTGGTTTAATGCGAATTATGCCTATTACAGCGACGATTGCATTTATCGGAACGTTCGCAATGGCTGGGATTCCACCGTTTAATGGTTTTTTAAGTAAAGAAATGTTTTTTGAAAGCATGATAAATATCACACATTTGCAATTGTTTGATGCAAGTACTTGGGGCGTTCTGCTCCCTGTTGTAGCTTGGGTTGCCAGCGTGTTTACGTTTGTATATAGTATGATTATTTTCTTTAAAACATTTACTGGAAAAGTGAAACCGTACTTACTTCCGAAAAAACCGCATGAAGCACCATTCGGACTACTTTTACCACCGATTATTTTATCAATATTTGTGGTTGGAATTGGTCTCTTCCCTAATTTAATTGCGGAGCCGATTTTGGAACCTGCTGTAAGAGCAATTGTTCCTGGGCTTGCTACGGATTTCTCCATTCACATTAGTTTGTGGCATGGCTTTACACCTGCTCTGTTAATGACGTTCGGTGTTGTTGCGGTGGGGATTGTCTTGTTTCTTACACATAAATACTGGAAACCTTGGATTACGACTAAGGTTCCAAAAGCACTTCGAATTGGGAAAACGTATGATAATGGGATGTATTATTTAGAACAAGGCTCGTATCGTATGACGATGTTTATTATGACTGGTTGGCTTCGGACTTACTTGAATTACATGTTATCGGCTTTTATTTTAATGATGGCTTCGGTCATGATTTTCACACAAGCACTTGATTTCAATTTCTCAAGTATGACGAAAGTAACCGTTGTTGATTTTGTTTTAGCAGCAGTTATTTTAGTGACGTTGGTTGGGATTGTGTTTTCCAAGTCGCGGATTACTTCGATTATTTTACTTGGAGCAATGGGATACACGATTAGTATTTTCTTTGTTATCTCTAGAGCACCCGACCTTGCTTTAACACAGCTTATTATTGAAACTATTTCCGTTGTGCTTTATCTACTTGTATTTTATCATCTTCCTCATTTTAGTAATATTGAGGAAAAGCCGAAATGGTTATCAATGAAGACATTTTTGAGTATCGGGGTTGGTGTGATTATCACCCTTGTCTCTCTTTCAGCGTATAATACAACATTTTATGATTCGATTTCGAAATACTATGTGGACAATGCATATGTGGAAGCGGCGGGACGAAACATTGTTAATGTTATTTTAGTTGATTTCCGTGGCTTTGATACGATGTTTGAAACAGCAGTACTTTCGATTGCGGCAATAGGTATATACGCGATGATTAAATTACGTCTGACGAAACGAGGTGAGAATGATGAAAACGAATGA
- a CDS encoding Na+/H+ antiporter subunit D, with protein sequence MNNIILMPILIPFLGAITLMLLPKKVIIQRVFALIFSGILVVATLGLVFYIRENGITTVNIGNWTAPFGITMVGDMLAVLLTATTSIVLFCVILYSFYTIGKPREKFLYYPAILFMIVGVNGSFLTGDIFNMFVFFEVMLMASYVLLVIGGTQIQLKATIKYLLINVVGSGFFVVAIALLYSMIGTLNMADISQKITDLNGANTGMISVVAVLFLFVFGLKAGLFPLYFWLPGSYFAPPIPVLALFGGLLTKVGVYAIIRTYTLFFSSLTDFVVPLLGILAIVTIVLGVIGAISYYDMKTIVIYNIMIAIGVILFSVSIMTRESMTGAVFYLIHDMIIKAALFLIVGIVMAITGYSSVKKFSGLMSVKPSLGWIFFIATLGLAGIPPLSGFIGKLLIVEGAFSAGQIVGGIIILLSSLFVLMSLIKVFTKGFWGEKKGVFNLQIPYKKMLVPVVILLAISIGYGVFSNAIYPFIEQAVDPLVDPSVYIHAVIKE encoded by the coding sequence ATGAATAATATAATTTTAATGCCGATTTTGATACCTTTCCTTGGAGCAATTACGTTAATGCTGCTTCCAAAAAAAGTAATCATTCAACGGGTATTCGCCCTTATTTTTAGTGGTATTTTGGTTGTAGCAACACTTGGACTTGTATTTTATATTCGAGAAAATGGGATTACAACTGTAAATATTGGTAACTGGACTGCTCCTTTTGGGATTACGATGGTTGGCGATATGCTTGCTGTCTTGCTTACGGCAACGACGAGTATTGTTTTATTCTGCGTGATTCTTTATTCTTTTTATACGATTGGGAAACCACGGGAGAAATTTCTTTATTATCCAGCGATTCTCTTTATGATTGTTGGGGTTAATGGTTCGTTTTTAACTGGTGATATTTTTAATATGTTTGTGTTCTTTGAAGTTATGCTGATGGCGTCTTATGTACTGCTTGTCATTGGTGGGACACAGATTCAGCTCAAAGCGACGATTAAATACTTGCTGATTAATGTGGTCGGTTCCGGATTTTTCGTTGTAGCAATTGCGCTACTTTATTCGATGATTGGAACGCTCAACATGGCAGATATTTCGCAAAAAATTACGGACTTAAATGGTGCGAATACAGGAATGATTAGCGTTGTCGCGGTTCTGTTCTTGTTTGTATTCGGACTGAAAGCAGGACTATTCCCGCTTTACTTCTGGCTACCAGGATCTTACTTTGCTCCACCAATTCCGGTGCTTGCTTTGTTTGGTGGACTTCTGACAAAAGTTGGGGTTTATGCAATTATCCGGACATACACACTATTTTTCAGTTCGTTAACAGATTTTGTTGTTCCGCTACTCGGAATTCTCGCGATTGTGACGATTGTTCTTGGGGTTATTGGTGCAATTAGTTACTATGATATGAAAACGATTGTGATTTATAATATTATGATTGCGATTGGTGTTATTCTGTTTAGCGTTTCGATTATGACACGCGAATCAATGACTGGTGCTGTCTTTTACTTGATTCACGATATGATTATTAAAGCCGCGCTGTTCCTTATTGTCGGGATTGTGATGGCGATTACTGGTTATTCTAGTGTAAAAAAATTCAGTGGGTTGATGAGCGTGAAGCCTTCGCTCGGTTGGATTTTCTTCATTGCTACTCTTGGCCTTGCAGGAATTCCACCTCTTAGTGGCTTCATCGGAAAATTATTGATTGTGGAAGGTGCTTTCTCTGCTGGTCAAATAGTCGGCGGAATCATCATTTTACTATCCAGCTTATTCGTCCTTATGTCTTTAATCAAAGTCTTTACAAAAGGCTTCTGGGGCGAGAAAAAAGGCGTATTCAATTTACAAATCCCATATAAAAAAATGCTTGTGCCGGTAGTTATTCTACTTGCGATTTCGATTGGTTATGGTGTGTTTAGTAATGCAATTTATCCGTTTATTGAACAGGCGGTTGACCCTCTTGTTGACCCTTCTGTTTATATCCATGCGGTGATAAAGGAGTGA
- a CDS encoding chloride channel protein: MKKVTLIFSVYTFILGILVGIIAALFLVMVHFATTFLWDYLPNQFAFSWYYPLLIGLIGSFFVGLVQLKLGDYPRSMHDNVAEAKKTGRIEYRKVLLPTILSAWIVLTFGASVGPEAALIGIVGGATTWIIDHLKLSMAHKEELVSLSVGAIISSIFHAPFSGLAEEIDESSQARKIPKNSKLVLSLLISFSALGSFLWLKSFLKMPAGIFAIRLPDMGWSWWFILLFIPTIILGWLFSIYFQQMQVYIAKAASFIKNKMVAAVIGGLSIGLFGIISSFMLFSGEHQLIELTTTVQNYSIPFLLIIALLKPVLVAICLATGWNGGAIFPAIFTSTIMGYIATFWLEGSTGFLITIFVTASCTKIIGKPVLTASILLFIFPLQFFPFILLTAFIVNKNWLVNFKKTA; this comes from the coding sequence ATGAAAAAGGTAACACTCATTTTTAGCGTCTATACATTTATTCTAGGTATCCTAGTGGGGATTATTGCTGCTTTATTTTTAGTAATGGTTCACTTTGCCACGACGTTTTTGTGGGATTACCTTCCTAATCAATTTGCTTTTTCATGGTATTATCCTCTGCTAATCGGCTTGATTGGGAGTTTTTTTGTAGGGCTGGTTCAGCTGAAACTCGGTGATTATCCGAGGTCAATGCATGACAATGTTGCGGAGGCGAAGAAAACTGGACGGATAGAGTATCGCAAAGTTCTGCTTCCTACGATACTCAGCGCTTGGATTGTTTTAACATTTGGAGCGAGTGTTGGACCAGAAGCGGCTTTAATTGGCATTGTCGGCGGAGCCACAACTTGGATTATTGATCATTTAAAATTATCTATGGCGCATAAAGAAGAGCTTGTTAGTTTAAGTGTTGGCGCGATTATTTCCAGTATTTTCCACGCTCCGTTTAGTGGACTAGCTGAGGAAATTGATGAAAGTAGTCAAGCGAGGAAAATTCCTAAAAACTCTAAATTAGTTTTATCGCTCCTTATTTCTTTTAGCGCACTCGGATCTTTCCTTTGGCTGAAATCCTTTTTAAAAATGCCTGCGGGTATTTTTGCGATTCGGCTACCTGATATGGGTTGGTCTTGGTGGTTTATTTTACTTTTTATTCCTACGATTATTCTTGGATGGCTCTTTAGTATTTATTTCCAGCAAATGCAAGTCTACATCGCCAAAGCTGCTTCTTTTATAAAGAATAAAATGGTCGCGGCGGTTATTGGCGGTTTGAGCATTGGTTTATTTGGGATAATTTCTTCCTTCATGTTATTTTCTGGTGAGCATCAGCTGATTGAATTGACTACAACTGTCCAAAATTATTCGATTCCCTTTTTACTTATTATCGCCTTGTTAAAACCTGTTTTGGTCGCTATTTGTCTAGCAACGGGCTGGAATGGCGGTGCGATTTTCCCGGCGATTTTTACTAGTACGATTATGGGGTACATAGCAACATTTTGGCTGGAGGGATCAACCGGTTTCTTAATCACTATTTTTGTGACTGCAAGTTGTACAAAAATCATAGGAAAACCAGTTCTAACTGCCTCTATTTTACTATTTATATTCCCACTTCAATTCTTTCCATTTATTTTATTAACTGCATTTATAGTGAATAAAAATTGGTTAGTTAACTTCAAAAAAACAGCATAA